The following coding sequences lie in one Polynucleobacter necessarius genomic window:
- a CDS encoding DUF934 domain-containing protein, with protein sequence MSQTNNSSNVIAAHEQIVHFPKGQKPSLGPNEWFIWSGDVNKDEDKGANFQLPDLEHGKSKVLVPFSWWITHNKEADIQSKAKAGQIGVWFAADDDILKHADVIEAGKKVWPLVAAHFPIFRDGRSFSTAALLRDRFAWTGEIRAIGDVLIDQLLQGARVGFDSFALRPDQKLDVALKQFDLFSVTMQNTWRDKRATLSI encoded by the coding sequence ATGAGCCAAACCAATAACAGCAGCAATGTGATTGCAGCCCATGAGCAAATCGTGCATTTTCCCAAAGGACAAAAGCCTAGCTTAGGCCCGAATGAATGGTTCATTTGGAGTGGCGATGTTAATAAAGACGAAGATAAAGGTGCGAATTTTCAACTCCCTGACTTAGAGCACGGCAAGAGTAAAGTATTGGTACCGTTTTCTTGGTGGATTACTCACAATAAAGAAGCGGATATTCAATCAAAAGCAAAGGCCGGTCAGATTGGCGTTTGGTTTGCTGCTGATGATGACATCCTCAAGCATGCTGATGTAATCGAAGCAGGTAAAAAAGTGTGGCCACTCGTTGCAGCGCACTTTCCTATCTTTAGAGATGGTAGAAGCTTCAGTACTGCCGCGCTATTACGCGATCGTTTTGCCTGGACTGGGGAAATCCGCGCGATTGGTGATGTATTGATCGACCAGCTATTGCAAGGCGCTCGTGTTGGCTTTGATAGCTTTGCCCTACGCCCCGATCAAAAACTTGATGTAGCACTTAAGCAATTCGATTTGTTTAGCGTAACTATGCAAAATACCTGGCGCGATAAACGGGCAACACTATCAATCTAA
- a CDS encoding glycosyltransferase, protein MQVLGDVSGGIRKHVHDIVKSGVDYDTNIFYVHGSTLDVKAQFDIKSFDLYGINRLQLDIVKKPHWRDLSNIFILLRYCYNNNIDIIHGHGAKGGIYARIVGFLLKIPSIYTPHGGSLHASFGFFEGFIYRFIERIFKRITALFIFESIYSLQRFEVLCGILADNKYIVNYNGVDETLFLPKKHWNHGVENKVNLLVVGILRDMKGQQVAIKALNILNRSNFYQFHLHFCGSGPEFSSLVNFCKDNFIDNVTFHGDVGDVAAYYEKCNIVLVPSLFESFGYVAVEASLMLRPVIGSNCGGLTEVIQDKKTGYLFDLGDAASLSNRIITILNDTDKTNEMVNLAKDFVENNFTLKKMLDNLFDNYKNL, encoded by the coding sequence ATGCAAGTACTGGGTGATGTTTCTGGTGGGATAAGAAAACATGTTCATGACATTGTTAAGTCCGGGGTTGATTATGATACTAATATTTTTTATGTCCATGGGTCAACGTTAGATGTTAAAGCACAATTTGATATTAAATCATTTGATTTATATGGTATTAATAGGCTCCAGTTAGATATAGTAAAAAAGCCCCATTGGAGAGATTTATCTAATATTTTTATATTGTTACGTTATTGCTACAATAATAATATTGATATTATTCATGGCCATGGCGCAAAGGGTGGAATTTATGCAAGAATCGTTGGATTTCTTTTAAAAATTCCATCAATTTATACGCCGCACGGCGGAAGTTTGCATGCAAGTTTTGGATTCTTTGAGGGGTTTATTTACAGATTTATTGAGCGTATATTTAAGCGTATAACCGCTCTTTTCATATTTGAGTCTATATACTCCCTTCAGCGGTTCGAAGTTTTATGTGGGATTCTAGCTGATAATAAGTACATAGTTAACTACAATGGTGTTGATGAAACCCTATTTCTGCCTAAAAAACATTGGAATCATGGGGTTGAAAATAAAGTAAATTTATTAGTGGTTGGAATACTGCGAGATATGAAAGGGCAGCAAGTTGCAATAAAGGCGTTGAACATATTAAATCGATCAAATTTTTACCAATTTCATCTTCATTTTTGTGGCTCTGGGCCAGAATTTTCGTCGCTAGTTAATTTTTGCAAAGATAATTTTATAGATAACGTTACTTTTCATGGGGATGTTGGGGATGTTGCAGCCTATTATGAAAAATGTAATATTGTCCTGGTGCCATCTTTATTTGAATCGTTTGGTTATGTAGCAGTTGAGGCCTCTTTGATGCTTAGGCCCGTAATTGGCTCAAATTGCGGCGGATTGACCGAGGTTATTCAAGATAAAAAGACAGGCTATCTATTCGACTTGGGTGATGCAGCGTCACTATCAAATAGAATCATTACCATACTTAATGATACTGATAAAACAAATGAAATGGTAAATCTTGCAAAGGATTTTGTAGAAAACAATTTTACATTGAAAAAAATGCTTGATAATCTTTTTGATAATTACAAAAATCTTTGA
- a CDS encoding sugar transferase, translated as MQNISNNEPLQAFPYAAPNDEIKIKYAHIFKLNEPLPLHFHKVVFDKFVAILFLLISAPILLILKLAFLVEGWIIPENAGPMFFYYNGVSAGEIIPKYKIRLIKTKYIEPEGAKRHDWIAYSAEWTPDSRTYVGQFVKKFYLDELPQFWSVLKGDMSIVGPRPLSVLHYERDRAQGNVTRFLLRGGLLGLGHINKGTSEMGNPVYEYEYVDQYLKRSSFGLLCLDLWIIWKGILVIVKGGGH; from the coding sequence ATGCAAAATATTTCAAATAATGAGCCATTGCAGGCCTTTCCTTATGCCGCACCTAATGATGAAATCAAAATAAAATATGCTCATATTTTTAAATTAAATGAACCTTTGCCCCTACATTTTCATAAGGTAGTATTTGATAAGTTTGTGGCGATATTATTTCTGTTGATTTCTGCCCCTATCTTATTGATTCTGAAGCTTGCTTTTTTAGTTGAGGGTTGGATTATTCCCGAAAATGCCGGGCCTATGTTTTTTTATTACAACGGAGTAAGTGCTGGGGAGATTATTCCTAAATATAAGATTCGACTAATTAAGACTAAATACATAGAGCCTGAGGGGGCTAAACGCCATGATTGGATTGCTTATTCAGCGGAGTGGACTCCGGATAGTAGGACCTATGTTGGTCAATTTGTTAAAAAATTCTATCTTGATGAATTGCCTCAGTTCTGGAGCGTACTAAAGGGGGATATGAGTATTGTTGGACCACGTCCTCTGTCTGTATTGCACTATGAGCGTGACCGAGCCCAGGGGAATGTAACCCGATTTTTGCTACGAGGGGGACTTTTGGGATTGGGCCATATTAATAAGGGTACCTCAGAAATGGGTAACCCAGTCTATGAATATGAATACGTGGATCAATATCTCAAACGATCTTCTTTTGGCTTGCTATGCCTAGATTTGTGGATTATTTGGAAGGGTATTTTGGTAATTGTTAAGGGCGGTGGTCATTAG
- a CDS encoding sirohydrochlorin chelatase — MKAIILFGHGARDARWREPFDRLADLWKAQYPNTPVELAFLEMMAPSLEEAVGSLASKGAAQISVVSVFFGQGGHLCNDFPVLLQACQAKYPQIALSATTAVGEDLAVLQAIVDFAARAL; from the coding sequence ATGAAAGCAATCATTCTGTTTGGCCATGGCGCTCGTGATGCACGTTGGCGTGAGCCCTTTGATCGCTTAGCGGATCTGTGGAAGGCTCAGTACCCCAATACTCCGGTAGAGCTTGCGTTTCTGGAAATGATGGCGCCCTCCTTAGAAGAGGCGGTTGGATCATTGGCATCTAAAGGGGCTGCCCAAATTTCTGTAGTTTCAGTCTTTTTTGGCCAAGGCGGTCATTTGTGCAATGACTTCCCAGTTTTACTGCAAGCTTGTCAAGCCAAGTACCCGCAGATTGCCTTAAGCGCGACGACTGCGGTTGGTGAAGATCTGGCCGTCTTGCAAGCGATTGTCGATTTCGCTGCTAGAGCGCTCTAG
- a CDS encoding glycosyltransferase family 4 protein, translated as MISLLTAFFISFFATILIIRTQKLHGGISGDKDFDGPQKFHIAAVPRIGGIGIALALFAAIAINYQNAQDDPPGMLMLFCALPAFGIGLTEDLTKQISVRTRLLLTAFGAGLATIFLHARITGLDLPFIDLAFSIPAISIIFTVFAITGLANAYNIIDGFNGLSSMVGIITLLALGYIGFKFNDPFIFFLSFSMAAAIMGFFLLNYPRGLIFLGDGGAYLIGFWIAVLSVLVVNRHPEISPWFALMINAYPIMETLFTIYRRKFHQGKNPGHPDGIHFHSLIFRRILNPTDIHNELDWFNANSKTAPYLWILSSLATVPALVFWSSTPILTSFFILFSISYVWLYKRIVSFKTPTWMHL; from the coding sequence GTGATCTCATTATTAACGGCTTTCTTTATCTCCTTTTTTGCCACGATCCTTATTATTCGCACCCAAAAATTACATGGGGGAATCAGTGGGGATAAAGACTTTGATGGTCCGCAAAAATTTCATATTGCGGCCGTCCCCAGAATTGGCGGCATTGGAATTGCACTAGCGCTGTTTGCTGCCATTGCAATCAACTATCAAAACGCTCAAGATGACCCTCCAGGAATGTTGATGCTCTTTTGCGCATTACCTGCTTTTGGAATTGGCTTAACAGAAGATCTCACCAAGCAGATTAGCGTACGCACTCGCTTGCTGCTAACAGCTTTTGGTGCAGGCTTAGCTACCATTTTCTTACATGCCAGAATTACTGGTCTTGATTTACCTTTCATCGACCTAGCATTTTCTATACCAGCCATCTCCATTATTTTTACTGTATTTGCAATTACTGGATTAGCGAATGCTTACAACATCATCGATGGCTTCAATGGACTATCCAGTATGGTGGGGATCATTACTTTGCTTGCGCTTGGTTACATTGGATTCAAATTTAATGATCCATTCATTTTCTTTCTGAGTTTTTCGATGGCCGCAGCCATCATGGGGTTCTTCTTACTCAATTACCCTAGAGGCTTGATCTTCTTGGGGGATGGCGGCGCTTATCTAATTGGCTTTTGGATCGCAGTGCTCAGCGTACTAGTAGTTAATCGCCATCCTGAAATCTCGCCTTGGTTTGCTTTGATGATCAATGCTTACCCCATCATGGAGACTCTCTTCACCATCTACCGCAGAAAGTTTCACCAAGGAAAAAATCCTGGGCATCCTGACGGCATTCATTTTCATTCACTAATTTTTAGACGAATTCTCAATCCAACGGACATTCATAATGAACTCGATTGGTTTAATGCAAATTCCAAAACCGCACCCTACCTATGGATTCTCAGCAGCTTAGCTACAGTACCCGCGCTCGTATTTTGGAGTTCAACTCCTATACTTACCAGCTTCTTTATCCTATTCTCAATATCCTATGTATGGCTATACAAAAGAATAGTGAGCTTCAAAACTCCAACCTGGATGCATCTTTAA
- a CDS encoding site-specific integrase has protein sequence MKLAQLHQDNASRLLIQTLQRIEGAYAPATIRAFKADFNTFIIYCHEHQTVPLPSQPFVVSNYIDSLSDGKFTSAYIRQILVSISTIHKLNRLEDPTKDCDVQLAIRRMHRKLGRSSKQVMGINRDVLNKMLKSTDDSLRGIRDRALLLVAYDTLCRRSGIVDLLIDDIKFILSENGKNKLISIKLRKSKTDQQCQEKWLHLSLSATAAAEEWLAKSEIHSGPIFRGINRANQISGNLGAGQIPRIYKKLAKKANLDCATIKNISGHSMRVGAAQDLVREGASMPVIMNRGRWSKTDTVMRYVEQM, from the coding sequence ATGAAATTAGCTCAACTGCATCAGGATAACGCATCCAGACTACTTATCCAAACTCTGCAAAGAATAGAAGGTGCTTATGCGCCTGCAACTATCAGGGCATTTAAGGCAGATTTCAATACCTTCATCATCTATTGCCATGAACATCAAACTGTTCCACTACCTTCACAACCGTTCGTTGTCAGCAACTATATCGATAGCCTGAGCGACGGCAAATTTACATCAGCCTATATCCGCCAAATCCTAGTTTCAATCTCAACCATCCACAAACTCAATCGCCTTGAAGATCCCACTAAAGATTGCGATGTGCAACTAGCCATACGCAGAATGCATCGCAAGTTGGGAAGGTCATCTAAGCAGGTCATGGGAATCAATAGAGATGTGCTTAATAAAATGCTCAAATCTACAGATGATTCTCTTCGTGGCATTCGAGATAGAGCACTGTTGCTCGTTGCCTATGACACCCTTTGCAGAAGAAGCGGAATAGTGGATTTATTAATTGACGATATTAAATTTATCCTTTCGGAGAATGGGAAAAATAAACTTATTTCAATTAAATTACGTAAAAGCAAAACAGATCAACAGTGCCAAGAAAAATGGTTACATCTTTCTTTGTCAGCCACTGCAGCGGCGGAAGAATGGTTGGCAAAAAGCGAAATTCATTCTGGGCCTATTTTTAGAGGCATTAACCGGGCAAATCAAATTTCTGGAAATCTAGGTGCTGGTCAAATTCCACGGATCTATAAGAAATTAGCCAAAAAAGCTAATCTAGATTGCGCTACTATCAAAAATATCAGCGGCCACTCTATGCGAGTCGGAGCAGCTCAGGATTTAGTAAGGGAGGGGGCCAGCATGCCCGTAATAATGAATCGAGGTAGATGGTCAAAAACGGATACAGTAATGCGATATGTGGAGCAAATGTAG
- a CDS encoding calcium:proton antiporter encodes MAMTLVGGVLSAVHHAEVVAHKTGEPYGALVLAISVTIIEVSLIISMMLSGHEGSEFIARDAVFATVMIVLNGVIGLCIFIGGLHHHEMSFRNEGTNSSLAVLTALATFILVMPIVTTSAPGPDFTKSQLAFAGIVSFALYVAFLFFQTVSHRDYYLPKAEEHKTDMNVHAIKPSNLKTGVSVVLLVISLVVVVGLAELLSPAIEAGVKAAGAPKTIVGIAIAMLVLLPEGFAAVRAAKANRLQSSLNLALGSALASIGLSIPTIAAIAIYFNLPLSLGISSLNMTLMYLTFFIGGLTLAIGRTTLLQGMVELLCCEELCTSLSFLNTCF; translated from the coding sequence ATGGCGATGACCCTAGTTGGCGGAGTACTATCAGCTGTTCACCACGCTGAAGTCGTTGCTCACAAAACAGGCGAGCCTTATGGTGCACTAGTTCTCGCAATTAGCGTCACCATTATTGAAGTTTCGCTCATTATTTCCATGATGCTCTCAGGTCATGAGGGATCTGAGTTTATAGCTCGTGATGCCGTCTTTGCTACCGTCATGATTGTTTTAAATGGTGTGATTGGACTTTGTATTTTCATTGGCGGATTACACCACCATGAAATGAGTTTTCGCAACGAAGGTACCAACTCATCACTTGCTGTACTGACTGCTTTAGCTACTTTTATTCTGGTAATGCCGATTGTGACTACCAGCGCGCCAGGTCCTGACTTTACTAAGAGTCAACTAGCCTTTGCTGGGATTGTTTCATTTGCGCTCTATGTAGCATTTTTATTCTTTCAAACCGTCAGTCATCGCGACTACTATCTGCCGAAGGCGGAAGAACATAAAACGGATATGAACGTTCATGCGATTAAGCCCAGTAATCTCAAAACCGGAGTGAGCGTAGTTTTGCTGGTTATTTCTTTGGTTGTCGTAGTAGGTCTTGCAGAGTTACTAAGCCCAGCGATTGAAGCAGGAGTAAAAGCAGCTGGCGCACCCAAAACGATTGTAGGTATTGCCATTGCGATGCTAGTGCTATTGCCTGAGGGCTTTGCAGCTGTGCGAGCAGCAAAAGCCAATAGATTACAAAGTAGTTTGAACCTAGCTCTAGGATCAGCATTAGCCAGTATTGGACTCTCTATACCAACGATTGCGGCAATTGCAATTTACTTTAATCTTCCACTCAGTCTTGGTATCAGCAGCCTCAATATGACGCTGATGTATTTAACCTTCTTTATTGGTGGCCTAACTTTGGCGATTGGTAGAACTACTTTGCTGCAAGGAATGGTAGAACTACTTTGCTGCGAGGAGTTGTGCACCTCATTATCTTTTTTGAATACTTGTTTTTAA
- a CDS encoding helix-turn-helix domain-containing protein: MITGAQVRAAKSLIRWSGSDLADQAGVSLSSIRRIEAFDGVPDSASVKVLHAIQQAFEDAGVEFIGSPEEGPGVRLKLKKIAFLRNELSSLKIV; encoded by the coding sequence ATGATTACAGGTGCGCAAGTACGGGCTGCAAAGTCCCTTATTAGATGGTCGGGATCTGATTTAGCCGATCAGGCGGGGGTTAGCTTATCAAGCATACGCAGGATTGAGGCTTTTGATGGGGTGCCGGATTCGGCCAGCGTAAAGGTGCTGCATGCAATTCAGCAAGCTTTTGAAGATGCTGGAGTTGAATTTATTGGGTCCCCAGAAGAGGGGCCAGGCGTTCGTCTTAAGTTGAAAAAAATAGCTTTTTTGCGAAACGAACTATCTAGTTTGAAGATAGTCTAA